In Bombus terrestris chromosome 13, iyBomTerr1.2, whole genome shotgun sequence, the DNA window AAGCTTGCTAGCTTGAGACCTCGGAGAAGCATACAGGTGAGTCTTTCGGATCATTGTCATAGCGGCAATGATTTCTTGTATGATCTGCATTTGCTCGTAGATCTCGTCTCGGATCAGTAAAAATTTGTCTTATTATTAGCTGTAAAACAATAGAAATAACCCATGACGTTAAATGTCGTCTCAGTAATCTTCATTCGCTAGGAAGCAGTCTGATTTCCGTAAGATATGTTTGATATTCTTGGTTGTTTTTTGAAAGAATCGACCAGGAATCAAACATATTATTACGGCGGTCAGGAACATCATCGGCAGAAATCCACCGATGGTAAGGCGATTATTCACACGTATCATCCAACCGATATATTAATTCAATGTTGGATTCAATTAAAAACAATCCTGTAGTTATCTCCTTCCACAaaagttttcatttttccttcatAGGAGGCAAACGAAGATATGAACTTCGACGAAATGATCCTAGAAGCAGCCAAATCGATCGCAGCCGCTACATCGGCTCTTATAAAAGCAGCCAGTGCCGCTCAAAGAGAGCTTATCGCAACAGGAAAGGTTTCTCGAACTCCCTTAACCAGTTCCGACGATGGCCAGTGGTCCGAAGGTCTAATTTCTGCCGCAAGAATGGTCGCAGCTGCGACTCACAGCCTCGTTGAATCTGCAAACGCTCTGGTACAAGGCGTCAGCTCCGAAGAAAAACTAATTTCCAGCGCGAAACAGGTAGCCAGCAGTACGGCACAATTATTGGTCGCTTGCAAAGTAAAAGCTGATCCAGATAGCGAGAGCACGAAACGTCTGCAAGCAGCTGGAAATGCTGTGAAACGCGCCACCGACAATTTAGTACGAGCAGCCCAACAGGCTATTCAACAAGAGGAAGACAGATCTTTGATCCTAAATCGTAGAATGGTTGGAGGTATCGCTCAGGAGATAAACGCCAGATCAGAGGTTCTTCGTATCGAGAGGGAACTGGAAGAAGCTAGAGGAAGACTCACTGCCATTCGACAGGCCAAGTATAAAAATCGCCCAGATTTAACTGACACCGATACTGATGCCGAACAGAGTGGCTACGAGAGCACAACTAGATACGAGACCAAAGCTTATGAAACTCACAATCAGTCACAGATGAATTACAGCACGTATCAACAGCATTCTACTACGCACAATATTGGCCAACTCAGTTCCGACAGACAAACTCTGGTTAGCCCGGAAAAAGTTTATTCAACGCAAAGTACGTTAGAAAGGAAAATGAAAGAGAGTCAGTATCGGTCTACGATGGAAAGTCAGTATGGGTCGGTCGAGAAAAAGTATAACGAAAGCCAATATGATAGACGGTATGTTTCAGACAGTCCATACCTCGTTACCGAAAAGAAAGTGACTATGGAAAGTTCATCTGGTCAGTACAGTTCTATCGAAAGGAAGATCAACAAGGAAAGTTATAATACAGAGGCAACCATGTTGTAATGATCGCAACATCTTTTGCACGTCAATTCATTAACAACAACGTTAAGTATAATGATAAGACAATGAAAAACCCAATAACGATCGTTTACACGATATCAGCACGTGCTCAGTTGAGAATAAATTAAGGACTGCCTTTTAGGACAAAGATGacaatcttaaaaaaaaaaaaaatagggaagaataggaaggaaagaaagagttGATATAGGAAGCGAAAATAtgaatacgtgatatggaagaAGAATAACTGGCGAAGAAGTAAAAATTCATGAGGGCTTGATGACCAAATAAGAATTAAGGATTTAGATCTGAACGAAGCAAAGATTCGAAGTTAATGATTTTGCGTTCAAAAGCAATATCTTCGAATTTACAATTTAAGTTCGTAAATTTGGAATATATTCAAGAAAAAGGGGGAGAGGGGGAGAGAGTTTATGttcaaataacaaaaaatacgggcgtattgaaaattttacaattcTCGCTCGAGATATTGACAAGCTTActcgttttaatttttatttttaaaagcaaTCGTGATAAAATCTTTGTATGATAATCTTTGCGATGAGAAACGGTAGAAAAGTGCCCTTAGGTAGAATTAACTATGTGCTTTCGAAATTAGCCTTTATAAGAATGACTATTGATTGGAATATAACCGTCCACCTTTTCCACGAACTTATTTCTGTTGATCTAATACGAACGATACCAGAAAAAATTGCACAATTGATATATTTCCACCATTTTGCATCCACGATTCTTAATATTTTGATAACATATTCGTTTTTGATCTTTTGAGACatctttttgaaaatatattcgaaagatttataagaatatttgtatttataatcgAAGGAGAATTTGACAGGAAATCTACATTTTCCGAAATATGTATtcgtatttaatatataaaaaattggatAATTATACGAAATCCAGCGAGAAAGAAAGATGTTTGTTCAAATCGATGTttctttcttctattctttGATTTTATTGACAAGCGATTAATCGTATACCTGATTTAATTTAGACCTAATTTATCATAATAGTTTAAGTTTAAGACCACGGATTAACAAGAGAAGCAAcatatcatttaattttattaactttcTGACACCATGTGGCCTGATCCTATGGTGTCTCCGTCTGTTTATCCTTAATATTTTCCGttcttcttaatatttttcttaacatTATCGTTGTAAGTGCGTCTCTTTTCGTTCTGGAATCTAATCGTTGCTTGAACTTACGTTTCTTCTGTATCGCGCGCTCTTTGCCATTCGTTCGCGGTCGCTCGTTTTCAATAATTTCGCTCGTTAGACTTTTCGAATCAGGACTGTCCAACTGAATTCAAAGGTTTTGAACGATATCTCGAACGCATAACACGAAATCTTATTGTACGTGAGTGGTACATAGACTGATTCTATTCATTGACATCAAGATTGAATAGCGAAAGATTCATGGAGAGGTAGACCCAAATAGTACGCTGAACATGCGGCAAttgtatcgtaataaaaattcaattgaatATTTTGTCATGGAAGGTTCTGGAGTAGGTAATTTATTTTGATTACTGCAAATATCGAGCTTTTCGAACAGAAGAAGTATATATTAACTCATAAGTTAATTTAAAATGCAACATTTAAAGAGATTCATCGAAGTTGcaagattgtaaatattctaatgaaatttgtatagaaatgtcaacaacgttatataaaagCAAAGTGTTAATAAGaattgcaaataaaaagaaTCTTTAATTATGGATAAGAAACTAGGAACAAGATCCTTAGTTTCTTTACAATGATacgaattattgtaattatttttttctcacATAAAACTTATAGCGAAATAATCTATcgagtatgattatttcaatattGAGATATAGTAAATGATTGCAAAGTATTTATTTCAATCAtggatttatataaaaaaaaagatcaaGTTTTACGTGTAAgaaatcgataattttatatatttttacaaatttgtcATAATTTTTATCTACGaattttatataacacgtaAATTCTCAATTAGTGTAACCTTATTTGTTCTAAACGTGAATTTCCTTTGCATTagcttttaataataatttcttgctTAATGCTCTTTATTGAGActctttattataaaaataagattgcAGTCTAAAACTAAAGAGAAATTTTCACACGAAGAATGTAATTAAGAAGAGTAGACACGATAAAAAGGGAAGTGCTTAAGAAGATgatattatactttgaaaaaaACGATCTCAAACAAGGTGTTGAAGCGTGAAAATGTTCTTAGAAAATTTTGATTGGAAGGTGGATGGTTGGACAGACCTGTTCCAAGTGATAGATTAGTGCAATTATCATCAGTCTTTCGAAGGTCAAGAAAGAATTTGTAAATACATAGATGTTAAATATTTCGCGTAAAAATTCAGTGTCTTGATGACTCGATGAATCGATAAATGGGTGAAAAAAAGTGCCTGAGTCTAATGAGCTACCGCTTTTTTCACATGCTCGTAGCAAACTCGTAGGATTTTCGAatattaccaaaaaaaaaagaaaaaaaacagatGCTTTACTAATGTTCGATAGTataattataaaacgaaaaaaagaaaaaaaaagaaacagaagacaAGATGAACGAAGAATCCCTTTGTATAAAAAGATCgttttcaaaaagaaaaaacaagcgaagagataaatttgtattatcgaACTCTTGCAAAGGGATCtacagatataaatatatatatatgtatacattattGCATTTAGTGTTATATATTTTCAGAACGATTGCCAAtcgtgtttttattttatatacgtatacattatacttataggTGTGTGCCATGATATATaggaaattatatgtataaatataaacgaaaggaattatacaatatatagattctctacatatattatatattaaatatatatgtgcCGTTAATATATTAAGAAGAAACAAAGAGCAACGAGAGAGAAAAATCGACAGTTTTTAAAGCTTTGTATTCATTGGTTTTTAATGATTCAGATTTATATACAGGATATTTTTAATCGTTATATTTAGTACAATTGATTAAGTTTTATCGTGGAATGTTACAAATTgtaatatcatattattatattatattatattatattatattatattatattatattatattatattatattatattatattatattatattattatattatattatattatattatattatattatattatattatattatactatattatattatattatattatattatattatattatattaattacattatattagtATTGATTTATTCTTATCATTAGTTGTAATGCTGCTACATATGTATGTGCTACATACAGTTAGGAGATGATTATGACGATGGATatcgttttattataattatattatagcaGAACATTCacaaatatagatatattagcTTTACTtacattgaaattaataaagaatttctAACATTTCGTTGATGTATCATTAAGAATGTATGTTTCCATGTGCATGTAAGACAAAAGCGTGAAGCGTATGATTTAAACAGGAcattctattttaatttattgaattatttagtCTATTTTTCAGGCTGATAGCTTGATTGAATCGAATCGAGTTAACAATGATACACGATAATATGAATTGATAATATGAATGAACATGATATATGAATAGATATAAAAAGATCTTGATAATTTCGACGCTACATCTGTAGTTATGGTGCATCAAAAATTGTGAGAAAAGATTTAACGACTATTTTTTAGTGACGACTTCGTTCAATGCTTTTATTATAAACCTTGGGAGAATGAAGGCAGCTCGGTGCACATCGTCGTCGTAATACTTCATATTCATTTCATCGAGTTCGCTGTGACTGAACACTTTCTTCGGTTCTTTGAAGTTCGTTTCCTGAAGatgtatttatctttttatttgtcTGTTTACGTAGAAGGAttaatgaaaagaagaaaagaaaaattaaaggaTGTACTTACAGGGTTTAATCCTCCAAGCACGAATCCAATTTGTCCTGTGGGGTAGGTAGGCACGGAAACAATACCATAAGTCGCAACCGGAAATAGGGACTTACAATGTTGCAGAGTTTGTGTCACATGGCTGAGATTCAACCATGCAGTACCCGCTTGACTGCAAACGATTCCACCAGGTTTCaacgcatttttcattaaattgaaGTACGATTCGTGGAATAGGCACTCTGCTGGACCTACATTcgtaaacattttattatttcgtttcattaCACGTAAGAAAATACTCCTATCGTACATTTTCCGTTCGTTTTACATTAATAAAGCTGGATCAAAGTATATTATACTAACGATCAAAATCTAAATGTATTAAGAGACGAACTGTAATTAACAAAAGTTTACTTACCGATAGGATCGCTACTATCGGTAATTATAACGTCAAATTCTCCACTGTGTCGCTGCAAGAACTGGAAACCATCGCCCACGTTAAGGGTGACCTTAGGATGATCGAGTCCCACACCCATCGTAGGCAAATACTTTCTGGATACCTCTAGTACTTTCGAGTCGATTTCGACCTGTACAATTCGTTCTACTAGCGGATGTTTCGCGACTTCACGAGCAA includes these proteins:
- the LOC100649112 gene encoding spermidine synthase, with the translated sequence MDAIKPGWFSEINNDLWPGVSLSLEVLDVIHRERSEYQEVMVVDTKSHGRTLILDGIIQCTEKDEFSYQEMIAFLPLCSHPNPKTVLIVGGGDGGVAREVAKHPLVERIVQVEIDSKVLEVSRKYLPTMGVGLDHPKVTLNVGDGFQFLQRHSGEFDVIITDSSDPIGPAECLFHESYFNLMKNALKPGGIVCSQAGTAWLNLSHVTQTLQHCKSLFPVATYGIVSVPTYPTGQIGFVLGGLNPETNFKEPKKVFSHSELDEMNMKYYDDDVHRAAFILPRFIIKALNEVVTKK